Proteins from a genomic interval of Medicago truncatula cultivar Jemalong A17 chromosome 3, MtrunA17r5.0-ANR, whole genome shotgun sequence:
- the LOC11423848 gene encoding putative disease resistance protein At3g14460 isoform X3 gives MCFKSFMREVKQYQNRDVKNWLDDLKHEVYEVDQLLDVISTDAQPKEKQDRLGLQASNKDGVTPQIFPNAFWVDDDCTIYGREHEKEEIIEFLLSDSDSDADNRVPIISIVGLIGIGNTTLAQLVYNDHKMMEHVELKAWVHDSESFDLVGLTKSILRSFCSPPKSKNLEILQRQLLLLLMGKKYLLVLDCVYKRNGEFLEQLLFPFNHGSSQGKIILTTYDKEVASIMRSTRLLDLKQLEESGCRSLFVSHAFHDRNASQHPNLEIIGKKIVDKCGGLPLTVTEMGNLLRRRFSKREWVKIMETDLWCLAEVGFNMIPILRMSYLNLSSNLKHCFAYCSIFPKGYEFEKGELIKLWMAEGLLKCCGRDKSEEELGNEFFNDLVSISFFQRSVIMPRWAGKHYFVMHDLVNDLAKSVSGEFRFRIESENVQDIPKRTRHIWCCLDLEDGDRKLKQIHKIKGLHSLMVEAQGYGDKRYKIGIDVQRNLYSRLQYLRMLSFHGCSLSELADEIRNLKLLRYLDLSYTEITSLPISVCMIYNLQTLLLEECWKLTELPLDFGKLVNLRHLNLKGTHIKKMPTKIGGLNNLEMLTDFVVGEKCGSDIKQLAELNYIQGRLQISGLKNVIDPADAVAANLKDKKHLEELSLSYDEWRDMNLSVTEAQISILEALQPNRNLMRLTIKDYGGSSFPYWLGDYHLPNLVSLELLGCKLRSQLPPLGQFPSLKKLFISGCDGIEIIGTEFYGYNSSNVSFKSLETLRFEHMSEWKEWLCLECFPLLQELCIKHCPKLKSSLPQHLPSLQKLEIIDCQELAASIPMAANISELELKRCDDILINELPATLKRVILCGTQVIRSSLEQILFNCAILEELEVEDFFGPNLEWSSLDMCSCNSLRALTITGWHSSSFPFTLQLFTNLHSLALYECPWLESFFGRQLPSNLGSLRIERCPNLTASREEWGLFQLNSLKQLCVSDDLNILESFPEESLLPSTIKSLELTNCSNLKIINYKGLLHLTSLESLYIEDCPCLERLPEEDLPSSLSTLSIHDCPLLKKLYQMEQGERWHRICHIPSVTIS, from the exons ATGTGTTTCAAGTCATTCATGAGAG AGGTAAAGCAGTACCAAAACCGAGACGTGAAGAATTGGCTTGATGATCTCAAACACGAGGTATATGAAGTAGACCAACTTCTAGATGTGATTTCTACTGACGCACAACCAAAGG AGAAACAGGATAGATTGGGACTTCAAGCAAGTAATAAAGATGGAGTCACTCCGCAGATATTTCCAAATGCATTTTGGGTGGATGATGATTGTACCATATATGGTAGAGAGCATGAGAAAGAggaaataattgaatttttacTATCAGACAGTGACAGTGATGCTGACAACCGGGTACCCATAATCAGTATAGTTGGTCTTATTGGGATAGGTAATACGACCCTTGCGCAACTTGTTTACAATGATCATAAGATGATGGAGCATGTGGAACTTAAAGCTTGGGTCCATGATTCAGAATCTTTTGATCTTGTTGGTCTCACCAAATCAATTCTCAGGTCATTTTGTTCTCCACCAAAAAGTAAAAACTTGGAAATACTCCAACGTCAATTGTTACTGTTGCTAATGGGCAAGAAATATTTGCTTGTTCTTGACTGTGTTTATAAAAGGAACGGAGAATTTTTGGAGCAGTTACTGTTTCCTTTTAACCATGGATCTTCTCAAGGCAAGATAATCTTGACAACATATGACAAGGAAGTAGCATCAATCATGAGATCCACCCGGCTACTTGATTTAAAGCAATTAGAAGAGAGTGGTTGTAGGAGTTTATTTGTGAGTCATGCTTTTCATGATAGGAATGCGAGTCAACATCCAAATCTTGAAATTATTGGCAAGAAAATAGTAGACAAATGTGGAGGGTTGCCTTTAACTGTGACAGAAATGGGTAATCTCTTGCGTAGAAGATTCTCTAAACGTGAGTGGGTTAAGATAATGGAGACTGATTTGTGGTGTTTAGCAGAAGTTGGATTTAACATGATCCCGATACTGAGAATGAGTTACCTTAATCTCTCTTCAAATCTGAAGCATTGTTTTGCTTACTGTTCCATATTTCCCAAGGGCTATGAGTTTGAGAAGGGTGAATTAATCAAGCTTTGGATGGCAGAAGGTTTGCTGAAGTGTTGTGGAAGAGACaaaagtgaagaagagttgGGTAATGAATTTTTCAATGATCTAGTGTCAATATCATTTTTCCAACGATCAGTAATTATGCCACGATGGGCAGGTAAGCACTACTTTGTCATGCATGATCTTGTCAATGATTTAGCAAAATCAGTGTCGGGAGAATTCCGCTTCCGAATAGAGAGTGAAAACGTGCAAGATATCCCTAAAAGGACACGTCATATTTGGTGCTGCCTTGATTTGGAAGATGGTGATAGAAAACTAAAGCAGattcataaaattaaaggaCTACACAGTCTGATGGTAGAAGCACAAGGCTATGGTGACAAACGCTATAAGATAGGCATCGATGTGCAACGTAATTTGTATTCAAGACTACAATATTTGCGGATGTTATCTTTCCATGGTTGCAGTCTCTCGGAGCTAGCAGATGAGATAAGAAATTTAAAGCTTCTGCGCTATCTAGATCTTTCGTACACTGAGATTACAAGCTTACCGATTTCCGTTTGTATGATATATAATTTACAGACACTCTTATTGGAAGAATGTTGGAAATTGACTGAGCTCCCTTTAGattttggcaaactcgtcaacTTACGCCATCTTAATCTGAAAGGCACTCATATTAAGAAGATGCCAACAAAAATAGGAGGGTTAAACAATCTTGAGATGCTGACTGATTTTGTTGTGGGGGAGAAGTGTGGATCTGATATTAAGCAGTTGGCGGAACTCAATTATATTCAAGGAAGGCTCCAAATTTCAGGGTTGAAAAATGTCATTGATCCTGCAGATGCTGTGGCAGCAAATTTGAAAGATAAGAAACATTTAGAAGAACTAAGTTTGTCATATGATGAATGGAGAGATATGAATCTGTCAGTAACTGAAGCACAAATCTCTATCTTGGAGGCTCTTCAACCAAATAGAAATCTCATGAGGCTCACCATCAAAGACTATGGAGGCAGTAGCTTTCCATATTGGCTTGGAGATTATCATTTACCAAATTTAGTATCTCTTGAATTGTTGGGATGTAAACTCCGTTCCCAGTTGCCGCCACTTGGGCAGTTCCCCTCTCTCAAGAAGCTTTTTATTTCAGGCTGTGATGGAATAGAAATCATTGGTACAGAGTTCTATGGCTACAATTCATCAAATGTTTCATTTAAATCCCTTGAAACTTTGCGATTTGAGCACATGTCCGAATGGAAGGAATGGTTATGTCTTGAATGTTTCCCTTTGCTTCAAGAGCTTTGTATAAAACATTGTCCCAAGTTGAAAAGTTCCCTGCCTCAACACCTTCCTTCTTTGCAAAAATTGGAGATTATTGATTGCCAAGAGTTGGCGGCTTCAATTCCGATGGCTGCTAATATCAGTGAGCTAGAACTAAAGAGATGTGATGACATATTGATAAATGAGTTGCCAGCTACCTTGAAAAGAGTCATCCTTTGTGGAACTCAGGTCATTCGATCCTCCCTAgagcaaattttatttaactgtGCCATTCTTGAAGAATTGGAAGTTGAAGACTTCTTTGGTCCAAATCTAGAATGGTCCTCTTTGGACATGTGTAGCTGTAATTCTCTTCGTGCTTTAACTATAACAGGTTGGCACTCTTCCTCATTTCCTTTTACACTACAATTGTTCACCAATCTTCATTCTCTCGCGTTGTATGAGTGTCCATGGCTGGAATCATTTTTTGGGAGGCAGTTGCCTTCCAACCTAGGCAGCCTCCGAATAGAAAGATGTCCAAACTTGACGGCTTCTAGAGAGGAGTGGGGTTTGTTCCAACTCAATTCTCTAAAACAATTATGTGTTAGTGATGATTTGAATATCTTGGAGTCCTTTCCAGAGGAGAGTCTGCTGCCATCAACTATTAAATCTCTCGAGTTGACAAATTGTTCcaacctaaaaataataaactacaAGGGTCTTCTCCACCTCACTTCGCTTGAATCTCTATATATTGAAGATTGCCCTTGTCTTGAACGCTTGCCGGAGGAGGATCTACCCAGCTCCCTTTCTACTTTGTCCATTCATGACTGTCCATTACTTAAGAAATTGTACCAAATGGAGCAAGGAGAGCGTTGGCATAGAATTTGTCACATCCCTTCCGTGACAATTTCTTGA
- the LOC11423848 gene encoding putative disease resistance protein RGA3 isoform X1: MCFKSFMREVKQYQNRDVKNWLDDLKHEVYEVDQLLDVISTDAQPKGRMQHFLSLFSNRGFEARIEALIQKVEFLAEKQDRLGLQASNKDGVTPQIFPNAFWVDDDCTIYGREHEKEEIIEFLLSDSDSDADNRVPIISIVGLIGIGNTTLAQLVYNDHKMMEHVELKAWVHDSESFDLVGLTKSILRSFCSPPKSKNLEILQRQLLLLLMGKKYLLVLDCVYKRNGEFLEQLLFPFNHGSSQGKIILTTYDKEVASIMRSTRLLDLKQLEESGCRSLFVSHAFHDRNASQHPNLEIIGKKIVDKCGGLPLTVTEMGNLLRRRFSKREWVKIMETDLWCLAEVGFNMIPILRMSYLNLSSNLKHCFAYCSIFPKGYEFEKGELIKLWMAEGLLKCCGRDKSEEELGNEFFNDLVSISFFQRSVIMPRWAGKHYFVMHDLVNDLAKSVSGEFRFRIESENVQDIPKRTRHIWCCLDLEDGDRKLKQIHKIKGLHSLMVEAQGYGDKRYKIGIDVQRNLYSRLQYLRMLSFHGCSLSELADEIRNLKLLRYLDLSYTEITSLPISVCMIYNLQTLLLEECWKLTELPLDFGKLVNLRHLNLKGTHIKKMPTKIGGLNNLEMLTDFVVGEKCGSDIKQLAELNYIQGRLQISGLKNVIDPADAVAANLKDKKHLEELSLSYDEWRDMNLSVTEAQISILEALQPNRNLMRLTIKDYGGSSFPYWLGDYHLPNLVSLELLGCKLRSQLPPLGQFPSLKKLFISGCDGIEIIGTEFYGYNSSNVSFKSLETLRFEHMSEWKEWLCLECFPLLQELCIKHCPKLKSSLPQHLPSLQKLEIIDCQELAASIPMAANISELELKRCDDILINELPATLKRVILCGTQVIRSSLEQILFNCAILEELEVEDFFGPNLEWSSLDMCSCNSLRALTITGWHSSSFPFTLQLFTNLHSLALYECPWLESFFGRQLPSNLGSLRIERCPNLTASREEWGLFQLNSLKQLCVSDDLNILESFPEESLLPSTIKSLELTNCSNLKIINYKGLLHLTSLESLYIEDCPCLERLPEEDLPSSLSTLSIHDCPLLKKLYQMEQGERWHRICHIPSVTIS; this comes from the exons ATGTGTTTCAAGTCATTCATGAGAG AGGTAAAGCAGTACCAAAACCGAGACGTGAAGAATTGGCTTGATGATCTCAAACACGAGGTATATGAAGTAGACCAACTTCTAGATGTGATTTCTACTGACGCACAACCAAAGGGCAGGATGCAACACTTTCTTTCACTTTTTAGTAATCGAGGATTTGAGGCTAGGATTGAAGCATTGATACAGAAGGTAGAGTTTCTTGCAGAGAAACAGGATAGATTGGGACTTCAAGCAAGTAATAAAGATGGAGTCACTCCGCAGATATTTCCAAATGCATTTTGGGTGGATGATGATTGTACCATATATGGTAGAGAGCATGAGAAAGAggaaataattgaatttttacTATCAGACAGTGACAGTGATGCTGACAACCGGGTACCCATAATCAGTATAGTTGGTCTTATTGGGATAGGTAATACGACCCTTGCGCAACTTGTTTACAATGATCATAAGATGATGGAGCATGTGGAACTTAAAGCTTGGGTCCATGATTCAGAATCTTTTGATCTTGTTGGTCTCACCAAATCAATTCTCAGGTCATTTTGTTCTCCACCAAAAAGTAAAAACTTGGAAATACTCCAACGTCAATTGTTACTGTTGCTAATGGGCAAGAAATATTTGCTTGTTCTTGACTGTGTTTATAAAAGGAACGGAGAATTTTTGGAGCAGTTACTGTTTCCTTTTAACCATGGATCTTCTCAAGGCAAGATAATCTTGACAACATATGACAAGGAAGTAGCATCAATCATGAGATCCACCCGGCTACTTGATTTAAAGCAATTAGAAGAGAGTGGTTGTAGGAGTTTATTTGTGAGTCATGCTTTTCATGATAGGAATGCGAGTCAACATCCAAATCTTGAAATTATTGGCAAGAAAATAGTAGACAAATGTGGAGGGTTGCCTTTAACTGTGACAGAAATGGGTAATCTCTTGCGTAGAAGATTCTCTAAACGTGAGTGGGTTAAGATAATGGAGACTGATTTGTGGTGTTTAGCAGAAGTTGGATTTAACATGATCCCGATACTGAGAATGAGTTACCTTAATCTCTCTTCAAATCTGAAGCATTGTTTTGCTTACTGTTCCATATTTCCCAAGGGCTATGAGTTTGAGAAGGGTGAATTAATCAAGCTTTGGATGGCAGAAGGTTTGCTGAAGTGTTGTGGAAGAGACaaaagtgaagaagagttgGGTAATGAATTTTTCAATGATCTAGTGTCAATATCATTTTTCCAACGATCAGTAATTATGCCACGATGGGCAGGTAAGCACTACTTTGTCATGCATGATCTTGTCAATGATTTAGCAAAATCAGTGTCGGGAGAATTCCGCTTCCGAATAGAGAGTGAAAACGTGCAAGATATCCCTAAAAGGACACGTCATATTTGGTGCTGCCTTGATTTGGAAGATGGTGATAGAAAACTAAAGCAGattcataaaattaaaggaCTACACAGTCTGATGGTAGAAGCACAAGGCTATGGTGACAAACGCTATAAGATAGGCATCGATGTGCAACGTAATTTGTATTCAAGACTACAATATTTGCGGATGTTATCTTTCCATGGTTGCAGTCTCTCGGAGCTAGCAGATGAGATAAGAAATTTAAAGCTTCTGCGCTATCTAGATCTTTCGTACACTGAGATTACAAGCTTACCGATTTCCGTTTGTATGATATATAATTTACAGACACTCTTATTGGAAGAATGTTGGAAATTGACTGAGCTCCCTTTAGattttggcaaactcgtcaacTTACGCCATCTTAATCTGAAAGGCACTCATATTAAGAAGATGCCAACAAAAATAGGAGGGTTAAACAATCTTGAGATGCTGACTGATTTTGTTGTGGGGGAGAAGTGTGGATCTGATATTAAGCAGTTGGCGGAACTCAATTATATTCAAGGAAGGCTCCAAATTTCAGGGTTGAAAAATGTCATTGATCCTGCAGATGCTGTGGCAGCAAATTTGAAAGATAAGAAACATTTAGAAGAACTAAGTTTGTCATATGATGAATGGAGAGATATGAATCTGTCAGTAACTGAAGCACAAATCTCTATCTTGGAGGCTCTTCAACCAAATAGAAATCTCATGAGGCTCACCATCAAAGACTATGGAGGCAGTAGCTTTCCATATTGGCTTGGAGATTATCATTTACCAAATTTAGTATCTCTTGAATTGTTGGGATGTAAACTCCGTTCCCAGTTGCCGCCACTTGGGCAGTTCCCCTCTCTCAAGAAGCTTTTTATTTCAGGCTGTGATGGAATAGAAATCATTGGTACAGAGTTCTATGGCTACAATTCATCAAATGTTTCATTTAAATCCCTTGAAACTTTGCGATTTGAGCACATGTCCGAATGGAAGGAATGGTTATGTCTTGAATGTTTCCCTTTGCTTCAAGAGCTTTGTATAAAACATTGTCCCAAGTTGAAAAGTTCCCTGCCTCAACACCTTCCTTCTTTGCAAAAATTGGAGATTATTGATTGCCAAGAGTTGGCGGCTTCAATTCCGATGGCTGCTAATATCAGTGAGCTAGAACTAAAGAGATGTGATGACATATTGATAAATGAGTTGCCAGCTACCTTGAAAAGAGTCATCCTTTGTGGAACTCAGGTCATTCGATCCTCCCTAgagcaaattttatttaactgtGCCATTCTTGAAGAATTGGAAGTTGAAGACTTCTTTGGTCCAAATCTAGAATGGTCCTCTTTGGACATGTGTAGCTGTAATTCTCTTCGTGCTTTAACTATAACAGGTTGGCACTCTTCCTCATTTCCTTTTACACTACAATTGTTCACCAATCTTCATTCTCTCGCGTTGTATGAGTGTCCATGGCTGGAATCATTTTTTGGGAGGCAGTTGCCTTCCAACCTAGGCAGCCTCCGAATAGAAAGATGTCCAAACTTGACGGCTTCTAGAGAGGAGTGGGGTTTGTTCCAACTCAATTCTCTAAAACAATTATGTGTTAGTGATGATTTGAATATCTTGGAGTCCTTTCCAGAGGAGAGTCTGCTGCCATCAACTATTAAATCTCTCGAGTTGACAAATTGTTCcaacctaaaaataataaactacaAGGGTCTTCTCCACCTCACTTCGCTTGAATCTCTATATATTGAAGATTGCCCTTGTCTTGAACGCTTGCCGGAGGAGGATCTACCCAGCTCCCTTTCTACTTTGTCCATTCATGACTGTCCATTACTTAAGAAATTGTACCAAATGGAGCAAGGAGAGCGTTGGCATAGAATTTGTCACATCCCTTCCGTGACAATTTCTTGA
- the LOC11423848 gene encoding putative disease resistance protein RGA3 isoform X2, with the protein MAEVKQYQNRDVKNWLDDLKHEVYEVDQLLDVISTDAQPKGRMQHFLSLFSNRGFEARIEALIQKVEFLAEKQDRLGLQASNKDGVTPQIFPNAFWVDDDCTIYGREHEKEEIIEFLLSDSDSDADNRVPIISIVGLIGIGNTTLAQLVYNDHKMMEHVELKAWVHDSESFDLVGLTKSILRSFCSPPKSKNLEILQRQLLLLLMGKKYLLVLDCVYKRNGEFLEQLLFPFNHGSSQGKIILTTYDKEVASIMRSTRLLDLKQLEESGCRSLFVSHAFHDRNASQHPNLEIIGKKIVDKCGGLPLTVTEMGNLLRRRFSKREWVKIMETDLWCLAEVGFNMIPILRMSYLNLSSNLKHCFAYCSIFPKGYEFEKGELIKLWMAEGLLKCCGRDKSEEELGNEFFNDLVSISFFQRSVIMPRWAGKHYFVMHDLVNDLAKSVSGEFRFRIESENVQDIPKRTRHIWCCLDLEDGDRKLKQIHKIKGLHSLMVEAQGYGDKRYKIGIDVQRNLYSRLQYLRMLSFHGCSLSELADEIRNLKLLRYLDLSYTEITSLPISVCMIYNLQTLLLEECWKLTELPLDFGKLVNLRHLNLKGTHIKKMPTKIGGLNNLEMLTDFVVGEKCGSDIKQLAELNYIQGRLQISGLKNVIDPADAVAANLKDKKHLEELSLSYDEWRDMNLSVTEAQISILEALQPNRNLMRLTIKDYGGSSFPYWLGDYHLPNLVSLELLGCKLRSQLPPLGQFPSLKKLFISGCDGIEIIGTEFYGYNSSNVSFKSLETLRFEHMSEWKEWLCLECFPLLQELCIKHCPKLKSSLPQHLPSLQKLEIIDCQELAASIPMAANISELELKRCDDILINELPATLKRVILCGTQVIRSSLEQILFNCAILEELEVEDFFGPNLEWSSLDMCSCNSLRALTITGWHSSSFPFTLQLFTNLHSLALYECPWLESFFGRQLPSNLGSLRIERCPNLTASREEWGLFQLNSLKQLCVSDDLNILESFPEESLLPSTIKSLELTNCSNLKIINYKGLLHLTSLESLYIEDCPCLERLPEEDLPSSLSTLSIHDCPLLKKLYQMEQGERWHRICHIPSVTIS; encoded by the exons atGGCCG AGGTAAAGCAGTACCAAAACCGAGACGTGAAGAATTGGCTTGATGATCTCAAACACGAGGTATATGAAGTAGACCAACTTCTAGATGTGATTTCTACTGACGCACAACCAAAGGGCAGGATGCAACACTTTCTTTCACTTTTTAGTAATCGAGGATTTGAGGCTAGGATTGAAGCATTGATACAGAAGGTAGAGTTTCTTGCAGAGAAACAGGATAGATTGGGACTTCAAGCAAGTAATAAAGATGGAGTCACTCCGCAGATATTTCCAAATGCATTTTGGGTGGATGATGATTGTACCATATATGGTAGAGAGCATGAGAAAGAggaaataattgaatttttacTATCAGACAGTGACAGTGATGCTGACAACCGGGTACCCATAATCAGTATAGTTGGTCTTATTGGGATAGGTAATACGACCCTTGCGCAACTTGTTTACAATGATCATAAGATGATGGAGCATGTGGAACTTAAAGCTTGGGTCCATGATTCAGAATCTTTTGATCTTGTTGGTCTCACCAAATCAATTCTCAGGTCATTTTGTTCTCCACCAAAAAGTAAAAACTTGGAAATACTCCAACGTCAATTGTTACTGTTGCTAATGGGCAAGAAATATTTGCTTGTTCTTGACTGTGTTTATAAAAGGAACGGAGAATTTTTGGAGCAGTTACTGTTTCCTTTTAACCATGGATCTTCTCAAGGCAAGATAATCTTGACAACATATGACAAGGAAGTAGCATCAATCATGAGATCCACCCGGCTACTTGATTTAAAGCAATTAGAAGAGAGTGGTTGTAGGAGTTTATTTGTGAGTCATGCTTTTCATGATAGGAATGCGAGTCAACATCCAAATCTTGAAATTATTGGCAAGAAAATAGTAGACAAATGTGGAGGGTTGCCTTTAACTGTGACAGAAATGGGTAATCTCTTGCGTAGAAGATTCTCTAAACGTGAGTGGGTTAAGATAATGGAGACTGATTTGTGGTGTTTAGCAGAAGTTGGATTTAACATGATCCCGATACTGAGAATGAGTTACCTTAATCTCTCTTCAAATCTGAAGCATTGTTTTGCTTACTGTTCCATATTTCCCAAGGGCTATGAGTTTGAGAAGGGTGAATTAATCAAGCTTTGGATGGCAGAAGGTTTGCTGAAGTGTTGTGGAAGAGACaaaagtgaagaagagttgGGTAATGAATTTTTCAATGATCTAGTGTCAATATCATTTTTCCAACGATCAGTAATTATGCCACGATGGGCAGGTAAGCACTACTTTGTCATGCATGATCTTGTCAATGATTTAGCAAAATCAGTGTCGGGAGAATTCCGCTTCCGAATAGAGAGTGAAAACGTGCAAGATATCCCTAAAAGGACACGTCATATTTGGTGCTGCCTTGATTTGGAAGATGGTGATAGAAAACTAAAGCAGattcataaaattaaaggaCTACACAGTCTGATGGTAGAAGCACAAGGCTATGGTGACAAACGCTATAAGATAGGCATCGATGTGCAACGTAATTTGTATTCAAGACTACAATATTTGCGGATGTTATCTTTCCATGGTTGCAGTCTCTCGGAGCTAGCAGATGAGATAAGAAATTTAAAGCTTCTGCGCTATCTAGATCTTTCGTACACTGAGATTACAAGCTTACCGATTTCCGTTTGTATGATATATAATTTACAGACACTCTTATTGGAAGAATGTTGGAAATTGACTGAGCTCCCTTTAGattttggcaaactcgtcaacTTACGCCATCTTAATCTGAAAGGCACTCATATTAAGAAGATGCCAACAAAAATAGGAGGGTTAAACAATCTTGAGATGCTGACTGATTTTGTTGTGGGGGAGAAGTGTGGATCTGATATTAAGCAGTTGGCGGAACTCAATTATATTCAAGGAAGGCTCCAAATTTCAGGGTTGAAAAATGTCATTGATCCTGCAGATGCTGTGGCAGCAAATTTGAAAGATAAGAAACATTTAGAAGAACTAAGTTTGTCATATGATGAATGGAGAGATATGAATCTGTCAGTAACTGAAGCACAAATCTCTATCTTGGAGGCTCTTCAACCAAATAGAAATCTCATGAGGCTCACCATCAAAGACTATGGAGGCAGTAGCTTTCCATATTGGCTTGGAGATTATCATTTACCAAATTTAGTATCTCTTGAATTGTTGGGATGTAAACTCCGTTCCCAGTTGCCGCCACTTGGGCAGTTCCCCTCTCTCAAGAAGCTTTTTATTTCAGGCTGTGATGGAATAGAAATCATTGGTACAGAGTTCTATGGCTACAATTCATCAAATGTTTCATTTAAATCCCTTGAAACTTTGCGATTTGAGCACATGTCCGAATGGAAGGAATGGTTATGTCTTGAATGTTTCCCTTTGCTTCAAGAGCTTTGTATAAAACATTGTCCCAAGTTGAAAAGTTCCCTGCCTCAACACCTTCCTTCTTTGCAAAAATTGGAGATTATTGATTGCCAAGAGTTGGCGGCTTCAATTCCGATGGCTGCTAATATCAGTGAGCTAGAACTAAAGAGATGTGATGACATATTGATAAATGAGTTGCCAGCTACCTTGAAAAGAGTCATCCTTTGTGGAACTCAGGTCATTCGATCCTCCCTAgagcaaattttatttaactgtGCCATTCTTGAAGAATTGGAAGTTGAAGACTTCTTTGGTCCAAATCTAGAATGGTCCTCTTTGGACATGTGTAGCTGTAATTCTCTTCGTGCTTTAACTATAACAGGTTGGCACTCTTCCTCATTTCCTTTTACACTACAATTGTTCACCAATCTTCATTCTCTCGCGTTGTATGAGTGTCCATGGCTGGAATCATTTTTTGGGAGGCAGTTGCCTTCCAACCTAGGCAGCCTCCGAATAGAAAGATGTCCAAACTTGACGGCTTCTAGAGAGGAGTGGGGTTTGTTCCAACTCAATTCTCTAAAACAATTATGTGTTAGTGATGATTTGAATATCTTGGAGTCCTTTCCAGAGGAGAGTCTGCTGCCATCAACTATTAAATCTCTCGAGTTGACAAATTGTTCcaacctaaaaataataaactacaAGGGTCTTCTCCACCTCACTTCGCTTGAATCTCTATATATTGAAGATTGCCCTTGTCTTGAACGCTTGCCGGAGGAGGATCTACCCAGCTCCCTTTCTACTTTGTCCATTCATGACTGTCCATTACTTAAGAAATTGTACCAAATGGAGCAAGGAGAGCGTTGGCATAGAATTTGTCACATCCCTTCCGTGACAATTTCTTGA